Proteins from one Paraburkholderia sp. BL10I2N1 genomic window:
- the icmF gene encoding fused isobutyryl-CoA mutase/GTPase IcmF has product MTDLSTPQRVGGERPSSTPHPVRRLRFVTAAALFDGHDASINIMRRILQASGVEVIHLGHNRSVEEVATAALHEDADGVAVSSYQGGHVEYFRYLVDLLRARGGGRIKVFGGGGGVIVPDEIAELERYGVERIYSPRDGQRLGLQGMIDDMIARCADAAQALPEPFEPLAEARAGNDVSHAFRQLAQLITALETGRVDATSRDALIARVKTAPIPVLGITGTGGAGKSSLTDELIRRFRLDFGDLLRIAVLAIDPSRRKSGGALLGDRIRMNAIGDWGGGARVFMRSMATREAASELSDALPDAIVACKAAGFDLIVVETSGIGQGDAAIVRFVDQSLYVMTPEFGAATQLEKIDMLDFADFVAINKFDRKGAADALRDVAKQVQRNRGSFSAAPDTLPVFGTIASRFNDDGVTALYQHVAEALRGHGLPGGGGLLPKLPGVRHSSDRHAIVPPARVRYLADVAQTVEKYRARAESQSRIARERWQLTEARRMLDEPDASKDSLREDGDDTSSRLDSLIARKEAQLGEPEKALLAGWPATVAAYSGDEHVVRIREREIRTALTVSTLSGSTIRKVALPTFADPGAILRWLMLENLPGYFPFTAGVFPFKRENEDPTRMFAGEGDPFRTNRRFRLLSEGMPAKRLSTAFDSVTLYGEEPDERPDIYGKVGNSGVSVATLDDLKVLYDGFDLCAPETSVSMTINGPAPTILAMFFNAAIDQQLALVHERAKAQGRAPTADELGEARRYALQNVRGTIQADILKEDQGQNTCIFSTEFSLKVMGDIQAYFVEHGVRNFYSVSISGYHIAEAGANPISQLAYTLANGFTYVEAYLARGMSIDDFAPNLSFFFSNGMDPEYTVLGRVARRIWAIAMRDRYGANERSQKLKYHIQTSGRSLHAQEIDFNDIRTTLQALIAIYDNCNSLHTNAFDEAITTPTEDSVRRAIAIQLIINREWGLAKNQNPNQGSFIVDELTDLVEAAVLAEFDRLTERGGVLGAMETGYQRGRIQDESMLYEHRKHDGSYPIVGVNTFLGSHPHDAPQTIALARSTEAEKEGQLLRLRDFQTRHQDAAPAALERLKRTVIDDGNVFAVLMDVVRVCSLGQISHALFEVGGQYRRNM; this is encoded by the coding sequence ATGACAGATCTTTCCACGCCGCAGCGCGTGGGCGGCGAGAGGCCGTCCAGCACGCCGCATCCTGTGCGGCGTCTGCGCTTCGTGACGGCCGCGGCGCTGTTCGACGGCCACGACGCCTCGATCAACATCATGCGTCGCATCCTGCAGGCAAGCGGCGTCGAAGTGATTCACCTTGGCCACAACCGTTCCGTCGAAGAGGTGGCCACCGCCGCGTTGCATGAAGATGCCGACGGTGTCGCGGTGTCGAGCTACCAGGGTGGCCACGTCGAATACTTCCGTTACCTCGTCGATCTTCTGCGTGCGCGCGGTGGCGGCCGGATCAAGGTATTCGGCGGCGGGGGCGGGGTGATCGTCCCCGATGAGATCGCTGAACTCGAACGTTACGGCGTCGAGCGCATCTACTCGCCGCGCGACGGCCAGCGACTCGGCCTGCAGGGCATGATCGACGACATGATCGCGCGCTGCGCTGACGCGGCGCAGGCGCTGCCCGAGCCATTCGAGCCGCTTGCCGAAGCGCGGGCCGGGAATGACGTCTCGCACGCCTTTCGTCAGCTTGCTCAACTCATTACCGCGCTCGAAACGGGCCGGGTGGACGCAACCTCACGCGACGCGCTGATCGCACGCGTGAAGACTGCGCCAATTCCGGTGTTAGGCATCACGGGCACCGGTGGCGCGGGCAAGTCGTCGCTGACGGACGAACTGATCCGCCGGTTTCGTCTCGACTTTGGCGATCTGCTCAGGATCGCCGTGCTCGCCATCGATCCGTCGCGCCGCAAGTCGGGCGGCGCGCTGCTTGGCGACCGCATCCGGATGAACGCGATTGGCGACTGGGGTGGCGGCGCCCGCGTGTTCATGCGTTCGATGGCGACCCGCGAGGCGGCAAGCGAACTTTCCGACGCACTGCCTGATGCAATCGTTGCGTGCAAGGCGGCGGGCTTCGACCTGATCGTCGTGGAGACCTCGGGCATCGGCCAGGGCGACGCCGCGATCGTGCGCTTCGTCGACCAGTCGCTCTATGTGATGACGCCGGAATTCGGCGCCGCGACTCAGCTCGAAAAGATCGACATGCTCGATTTCGCGGATTTCGTTGCGATCAACAAGTTCGACCGTAAGGGAGCCGCCGATGCGCTACGCGATGTCGCGAAGCAGGTGCAGCGCAATCGCGGCAGCTTTTCAGCGGCGCCCGACACGCTGCCGGTGTTCGGCACGATCGCGTCGCGCTTCAACGACGACGGCGTGACCGCGCTTTACCAGCATGTCGCAGAAGCGCTGCGTGGGCACGGTTTGCCCGGAGGCGGTGGCCTTCTGCCGAAGCTCCCGGGCGTGCGTCATTCGTCGGACCGCCACGCAATCGTGCCTCCTGCGCGCGTGCGTTACCTGGCCGACGTCGCGCAGACTGTAGAGAAGTATCGTGCCCGGGCAGAGTCGCAATCCCGCATCGCGCGCGAGCGCTGGCAGCTCACCGAAGCGCGGAGGATGCTCGACGAGCCTGACGCTTCGAAAGACAGCTTGCGGGAGGACGGTGATGACACCTCCAGCCGGCTCGATTCCCTGATTGCCCGCAAGGAAGCCCAGCTAGGCGAACCTGAAAAAGCGTTGCTGGCGGGATGGCCGGCGACCGTCGCGGCCTATTCCGGCGACGAGCACGTGGTGCGCATTCGCGAACGCGAAATTCGCACAGCCCTCACGGTATCGACGCTCTCGGGTTCGACGATTCGCAAGGTCGCCTTGCCGACCTTTGCCGACCCCGGCGCGATCCTGCGCTGGCTGATGCTGGAAAACCTGCCGGGGTATTTTCCGTTCACGGCAGGCGTGTTTCCCTTCAAGCGTGAAAACGAAGACCCGACGCGCATGTTCGCCGGCGAGGGCGACCCATTCCGCACTAACCGGCGCTTCAGGCTGCTATCGGAAGGCATGCCGGCGAAGCGCCTGTCGACGGCATTCGATTCCGTCACGCTATACGGCGAAGAACCGGACGAGCGTCCGGACATCTACGGCAAGGTGGGCAATTCGGGCGTATCGGTCGCAACGCTCGACGATCTGAAGGTGCTGTATGACGGCTTCGACCTGTGCGCGCCGGAGACGTCGGTGTCGATGACGATCAATGGCCCGGCGCCCACGATCCTCGCGATGTTCTTCAACGCCGCGATCGACCAGCAGCTTGCGCTTGTGCACGAGCGTGCCAAAGCACAAGGCCGGGCACCGACCGCAGACGAACTGGGCGAGGCGCGCCGCTACGCGCTGCAGAATGTTCGCGGCACCATTCAGGCAGATATCCTGAAGGAGGATCAAGGGCAGAACACGTGCATCTTCTCGACGGAATTCAGCCTGAAAGTGATGGGCGACATTCAGGCGTACTTCGTCGAGCACGGTGTGCGGAATTTCTATTCGGTGTCGATTTCCGGCTATCACATCGCCGAGGCCGGCGCGAATCCGATCTCGCAGCTCGCCTATACGCTTGCGAACGGCTTCACGTATGTCGAGGCGTATCTGGCGCGGGGCATGTCGATCGACGACTTCGCGCCGAACCTGTCGTTCTTTTTCTCGAACGGGATGGATCCGGAATACACGGTGCTGGGGCGCGTCGCGCGACGCATCTGGGCGATTGCAATGCGCGACCGCTACGGCGCAAACGAGCGCAGCCAGAAGCTCAAGTACCACATCCAGACGTCCGGGCGCAGCCTGCACGCACAGGAAATCGACTTCAACGATATCCGCACCACGTTGCAGGCATTGATCGCGATCTACGACAACTGCAATTCACTCCACACCAACGCATTCGATGAAGCGATCACGACGCCGACCGAAGACTCCGTGCGGCGCGCCATTGCGATCCAACTGATCATCAATCGCGAGTGGGGGCTGGCGAAGAACCAGAATCCGAATCAGGGCAGCTTCATTGTCGACGAGCTGACTGACCTGGTCGAGGCCGCGGTTCTCGCGGAATTCGATCGACTGACGGAGCGCGGCGGCGTGCTAGGTGCGATGGAGACCGGTTATCAGCGCGGACGTATCCAGGACGAGTCGATGCTGTATGAGCATCGCAAGCATGACGGGTCATATCCGATCGTTGGCGTGAACACGTTTCTGGGTTCGCATCCTCACGACGCGCCTCAGACCATCGCACTCGCGCGTTCCACGGAAGCCGAGAAGGAGGGGCAGCTTTTACGTCTGCGCGACTTTCAGACGCGACACCAGGATGCGGCGCCAGCGGCGCTCGAACGGCTAAAGCGCACGGTGATCGACGACGGGAACGTGTTTGCGGTGCTGATGGACGTGGTGCGCGTCTGCTCGCTCGGGCAGATTTCGCATGCACTTTTTGAGGTGGGTGGGCAGTATCGAAGGAACATGTGA
- a CDS encoding nitronate monooxygenase family protein, translating into MALPAVLQNLALPVVASPMFIVSYPELVLAQCKAGIVGSFPALNARPAELLGEWLTQIQASLAEHKAAHTDAVIGPIAVNQIVHQSNSRLEHDVRVCVEHKVPIFITSLRAPEREIVDAVHSYGGIVLHDVINLRHAQKALEAGVDGLILVAAGAGGHAGTTSPFALVGEVRRMFDGPIVLSGAIANGGSILAAQAMGADLAYMGTRFIATQEAHAVESYKHAIVNSAASDIIYTNLFTGVHGNYIRESIVNAGLDPDALPESDKTRMDFGSDKAKAWKDIWGAGQGVGLMSDVPSVAELVARLKQEYEAAKSRLRL; encoded by the coding sequence ATGGCATTGCCCGCCGTCCTGCAAAATCTTGCTTTGCCCGTCGTCGCTTCGCCGATGTTCATCGTCAGCTACCCCGAACTCGTGCTTGCCCAGTGCAAGGCGGGCATCGTCGGCTCTTTTCCCGCGCTGAATGCACGCCCCGCCGAACTGCTCGGCGAATGGCTCACACAAATTCAGGCGTCGCTTGCCGAGCATAAGGCGGCGCATACGGATGCCGTGATCGGGCCCATCGCGGTCAACCAGATCGTGCATCAGTCGAATTCCCGGCTCGAGCACGACGTGCGCGTCTGCGTCGAACACAAGGTGCCGATTTTCATTACCAGCCTGCGGGCGCCGGAAAGGGAAATCGTTGATGCCGTGCACAGCTACGGCGGCATCGTGCTGCACGATGTGATCAACCTGCGGCATGCCCAGAAGGCGCTGGAAGCCGGAGTCGACGGTCTGATTCTGGTCGCGGCGGGCGCAGGCGGACACGCTGGCACGACCTCGCCGTTTGCACTGGTGGGTGAAGTGCGACGGATGTTCGACGGCCCGATCGTGCTGTCCGGCGCGATTGCCAACGGCGGCTCGATTCTGGCGGCGCAGGCGATGGGGGCCGATCTCGCCTACATGGGCACGCGCTTCATCGCGACGCAGGAAGCGCACGCGGTCGAAAGCTACAAGCATGCGATCGTGAACTCCGCCGCGTCGGACATCATCTACACGAATCTCTTCACCGGCGTGCACGGCAACTACATTCGCGAGAGCATCGTGAATGCCGGGCTCGACCCGGATGCGCTGCCCGAATCCGACAAAACCAGGATGGACTTCGGCAGCGACAAGGCCAAGGCGTGGAAAGACATCTGGGGTGCCGGCCAGGGCGTCGGTTTGATGAGCGATGTGCCGAGCGTCGCCGAACTGGTCGCGCGGCTCAAGCAGGAATACGAAGCGGCAAAGTCCAGGCTGCGGCTCTGA
- a CDS encoding alpha/beta hydrolase, with amino-acid sequence MSFEEFTPFRIAAGDVDIFGVKGGDGPPLLLLHGHPQTHMIWHRCVSQLAKHFTVIATDLRGYGASGKPPGDPAHLTYSKRAMAADQVAVMKQFGFERFLLCAHDRGGRVAHRMALDHPDAVERLMLLDIAPTLAMYEATNREFATLYFHWFFLIQPEPLPETLIGAHPDVYIERVMGGRHAGLAPFAPEALDAYKHALRQPGAVHAMCEDYRASATIDLEHDRADIERGHKIGCPMRVLWGDEGVIEKCFDPLTEWRHVARDVSGRSLPCGHYIPEEASDQLVMEMLSFFEAVE; translated from the coding sequence ATGTCCTTCGAGGAGTTCACGCCTTTTCGCATCGCAGCGGGCGATGTCGACATTTTCGGGGTCAAGGGCGGAGATGGGCCGCCTTTGCTGCTGCTGCATGGCCATCCGCAGACACACATGATCTGGCATCGCTGCGTGTCGCAGCTTGCCAAGCATTTCACCGTGATTGCGACCGACCTGCGCGGCTACGGCGCATCAGGGAAGCCGCCGGGCGACCCGGCGCACTTGACCTACTCGAAGCGCGCAATGGCCGCCGACCAGGTCGCCGTGATGAAGCAATTCGGCTTCGAGCGCTTTCTCCTCTGCGCGCATGATCGTGGCGGGCGCGTCGCGCACCGGATGGCGCTCGATCATCCGGACGCAGTCGAACGGCTGATGCTGCTCGACATTGCGCCGACGCTCGCGATGTACGAAGCCACCAACCGCGAATTCGCCACCCTTTATTTCCACTGGTTCTTCCTGATCCAGCCGGAGCCGCTGCCGGAAACGCTGATCGGCGCGCACCCGGACGTCTATATCGAACGTGTGATGGGCGGCCGCCATGCAGGTCTCGCACCGTTCGCGCCGGAGGCGTTGGACGCCTACAAGCACGCGTTGCGGCAGCCGGGCGCGGTACACGCGATGTGCGAGGACTATCGCGCATCCGCGACGATCGATCTCGAGCACGATCGTGCCGATATAGAGCGCGGCCACAAGATTGGTTGCCCGATGCGCGTGCTGTGGGGGGATGAGGGCGTGATCGAGAAGTGTTTCGACCCGCTCACCGAATGGCGGCACGTGGCACGTGACGTGAGTGGCCGCTCGTTGCCATGCGGACATTACATTCCCGAGGAAGCCTCTGACCAACTGGTCATGGAGATGCTCTCGTTCTTCGAAGCAGTCGAATAA
- a CDS encoding Lrp/AsnC family transcriptional regulator: MTKRLSSDIAPVALDDTDRALITALAEDARTPVSELARRVGLSAPGTADRLRRLDAQGVIARFTVQLEPRALGYTLQAIVRVKPLPGQLHLVEDVIRRIPEFVECDKVTGDDCFICRLYLRSIDQLDEILSKVTERAETSTAIVKSTPIGRRLPPLAE; the protein is encoded by the coding sequence ATGACAAAACGCCTTTCATCTGATATTGCACCGGTCGCGCTCGACGATACCGATCGCGCGCTCATCACCGCACTTGCCGAAGACGCGCGCACACCAGTCAGCGAACTTGCGCGCCGCGTCGGCCTGTCGGCGCCAGGCACTGCGGACCGTCTGCGACGGCTCGACGCGCAGGGTGTGATCGCGCGCTTTACGGTGCAGCTCGAACCGCGCGCGCTCGGCTACACGCTGCAGGCCATCGTCCGCGTGAAGCCGCTACCCGGCCAGTTGCATCTGGTGGAAGACGTGATCCGGCGAATACCGGAGTTTGTGGAGTGTGACAAGGTCACCGGCGACGACTGCTTCATCTGCCGGCTCTATCTGCGCTCGATCGACCAGCTCGACGAGATTCTGTCGAAGGTGACCGAGCGCGCCGAGACAAGCACGGCCATCGTCAAATCGACGCCGATCGGCCGGCGGCTGCCGCCGCTGGCCGAATAG
- a CDS encoding integrase core domain-containing protein — MSRAISVSANKPFGLQRVCQVLGFPRSTIYAVRARTADNVVPIIPGRRGPKPKMPDADLLKAIRDDLVASPFIGEGHRKVWARLRILHDIRVSRTRVLRLMREHSLLSPHRQARGEPNLHDGRITTDCPNEMWGTDGVRIATVDDGMVWIFSAVDHCDGMCTGIHAAKIGDRFAALEPISQGLLDEFGSVLADAGRGLSLRMDHGSQYTSDDFRNQIRFWGIAPSYAFVAEPQTNGVAERFNRTMKEQAIHGRIFKNLEEVRAAAIAFKDRYNRDWRLEKLGFKSPLEARQERLMKLAA, encoded by the coding sequence ATGAGCCGCGCGATCTCCGTTAGTGCGAACAAGCCCTTTGGATTGCAACGGGTTTGCCAGGTGCTCGGATTCCCCCGCTCGACGATCTATGCTGTCCGCGCGAGGACAGCGGACAACGTGGTGCCGATCATCCCGGGCCGCCGCGGCCCGAAACCGAAGATGCCCGATGCTGACCTGCTGAAGGCCATCCGCGACGATCTGGTGGCTTCCCCCTTCATCGGCGAGGGGCATCGCAAGGTCTGGGCGCGCTTGCGTATCCTGCACGACATCCGGGTCTCCCGGACCCGCGTGCTGCGACTGATGCGCGAGCACAGCCTGCTGTCGCCGCACCGGCAAGCGCGAGGCGAACCCAACCTTCACGATGGCCGGATCACAACCGATTGCCCGAATGAGATGTGGGGCACCGACGGCGTGCGCATCGCGACCGTGGACGACGGCATGGTGTGGATCTTCTCGGCCGTTGATCATTGCGACGGCATGTGTACCGGCATTCATGCCGCGAAGATTGGCGACCGCTTTGCTGCCCTCGAGCCGATCTCCCAGGGGCTGCTGGACGAATTCGGTTCCGTGCTCGCCGATGCGGGCCGCGGGCTGTCGCTGCGTATGGATCACGGTTCGCAGTACACGTCGGACGACTTCCGTAACCAGATCCGGTTCTGGGGCATCGCGCCGAGCTATGCCTTCGTCGCCGAACCCCAGACCAACGGCGTCGCCGAGCGATTCAACCGGACAATGAAGGAACAGGCTATTCATGGACGCATCTTCAAAAACCTGGAGGAAGTTCGTGCCGCCGCCATCGCGTTCAAGGATCGATACAATCGCGACTGGCGTCTTGAAAAGTTGGGCTTCAAATCACCCCTCGAAGCCCGTCAGGAACGGCTGATGAAGCTGGCCGCCTGA
- a CDS encoding transposase, which produces MLKKTDVNGVAPEALEGARSATGSASGAAEVKRWSTGRKRGVVLRLLRGEPVDAVSREVGVTIAVLKQWRELALAGMEAGLKARTSDPLEARLNDAVRRVGELSMENEILRKERELQARRPLTARRSST; this is translated from the coding sequence ATGTTGAAGAAAACAGATGTAAACGGGGTTGCGCCAGAGGCGCTGGAAGGAGCGCGTAGCGCGACTGGAAGCGCCTCTGGCGCCGCCGAAGTCAAGCGTTGGTCGACCGGTCGCAAACGCGGCGTGGTGCTTCGGTTGCTGCGTGGCGAACCCGTCGACGCCGTGTCCCGTGAAGTCGGTGTGACGATCGCCGTGCTCAAGCAATGGCGTGAGCTGGCACTGGCCGGCATGGAGGCCGGCCTGAAGGCACGCACCAGCGATCCCCTGGAAGCCCGGCTCAATGACGCCGTGCGGCGCGTCGGCGAGTTGTCTATGGAAAACGAGATCCTGCGCAAGGAACGTGAACTGCAGGCCCGTCGCCCTTTGACCGCTCGGAGATCGTCGACATGA
- a CDS encoding MBL fold metallo-hydrolase produces the protein MIALPKSIRVFERGWLSSNNVLLVDDACAALVDTGYATHAHQTRALVQQALGVRPLDLIVNTHLHSDHCGGNALLQATWPCRTAIPSSEADAVRDWDDTRLTFRATGQTCERFSFTETIEPGAQLTLGALQWDVLGAPGHDPHSLMLYCADERLLISADALWENGFGVIFPELEGESGFAEQQAVLEMIARLDVRVVIPGHGAPFTNVQGALESAFSRVAWLRADPTRNAKNALKVLIVFKLLAVRAMTFDALLAMLDEATVLRAAASMLAPRSEWSALLTGVIESLAKSGALTVDGTRLLAPAA, from the coding sequence ATGATCGCGCTGCCGAAATCGATACGCGTGTTCGAGCGCGGATGGCTGTCGTCGAACAACGTGCTGCTGGTCGACGACGCGTGCGCGGCACTCGTGGATACCGGCTACGCCACGCACGCCCATCAGACACGCGCGCTCGTGCAGCAGGCGCTCGGGGTTCGGCCACTCGATCTGATCGTCAACACGCATCTGCATTCGGACCACTGCGGCGGCAACGCGTTGCTGCAGGCGACGTGGCCTTGCCGCACCGCCATTCCATCCTCTGAAGCCGACGCGGTGCGCGACTGGGACGACACGCGCCTGACATTCCGAGCGACGGGGCAAACGTGCGAGCGCTTCAGCTTCACCGAAACGATCGAGCCAGGCGCGCAACTCACACTCGGCGCGTTGCAGTGGGATGTCCTTGGCGCACCCGGCCACGATCCGCATTCGCTGATGCTGTATTGCGCAGACGAGCGCCTGCTGATCAGCGCCGACGCGCTGTGGGAAAACGGCTTCGGCGTGATCTTTCCGGAACTGGAGGGCGAAAGCGGTTTCGCTGAACAACAGGCCGTCCTCGAAATGATCGCGCGGCTCGATGTGCGCGTCGTCATTCCAGGCCATGGCGCGCCGTTCACCAACGTTCAGGGGGCGTTGGAAAGCGCGTTTTCGCGCGTCGCATGGCTGCGGGCCGATCCCACCCGAAATGCGAAGAATGCGCTCAAGGTGCTGATCGTGTTCAAGCTGCTCGCAGTTCGAGCGATGACTTTCGACGCATTGCTCGCCATGCTCGACGAGGCGACCGTGCTGCGCGCCGCGGCATCGATGCTCGCTCCTCGCAGCGAGTGGTCTGCGCTGCTCACAGGCGTGATCGAAAGTCTCGCGAAAAGCGGCGCGCTAACGGTCGACGGCACGCGCCTGCTTGCGCCAGCTGCGTGA
- a CDS encoding MaoC family dehydratase, translating into MNSPPRVVTIGETFNTTLSLSADSVKSFATLVNDLNPLHHDDAYAAQSRFGGLIASGTQPSAHFMALLATHFSTYAQPLGLEFDIKLKKAVHANDTLTINWRVRDAWWKPSLKGDLTQLDGNVVNQRGETVLIGTSTILVMPKPEAAPQ; encoded by the coding sequence ATGAACTCGCCGCCCCGTGTCGTGACAATCGGCGAGACGTTCAACACCACGCTGTCACTGTCAGCCGATTCGGTCAAATCGTTCGCCACGCTCGTCAACGATCTCAACCCGCTGCATCACGACGACGCCTACGCGGCGCAAAGCCGCTTCGGCGGGCTGATCGCCTCCGGCACGCAGCCGTCGGCGCATTTCATGGCGTTGCTCGCGACGCACTTTTCGACATACGCGCAGCCGCTTGGCCTCGAGTTCGATATCAAGCTGAAGAAAGCCGTCCACGCGAACGACACGCTGACGATCAACTGGCGTGTCCGCGACGCGTGGTGGAAGCCGAGTCTGAAGGGCGACCTGACACAGCTCGACGGCAACGTCGTGAACCAGCGCGGCGAGACCGTGCTGATCGGCACGTCAACGATTCTCGTGATGCCGAAACCGGAAGCCGCACCACAATGA
- a CDS encoding DUF1289 domain-containing protein has translation MIAGPVDATDIAPVPSPCIDVCRMNPDTGWCDGCLRTIDEIAGWSSFDDEQKRAIWDSIEVRHAQLMAQPTAQPKASP, from the coding sequence ATGATTGCCGGCCCAGTCGACGCAACGGATATCGCGCCGGTGCCCTCGCCGTGCATTGACGTGTGCAGGATGAATCCCGATACCGGTTGGTGCGACGGATGCCTGCGCACGATCGACGAGATCGCCGGCTGGTCGTCGTTCGATGATGAACAGAAGCGCGCCATCTGGGATTCGATCGAAGTGCGCCACGCGCAGTTGATGGCCCAGCCGACGGCACAACCAAAGGCCTCGCCATGA
- a CDS encoding YbaK/EbsC family protein produces the protein MTESTSLQPDETSHLDALPDSARRVAALLRERGHAKPVVMLPETGKTSAEAAAGLGCSVAQIAKSILFRRRDDDAPVLVIASGVNRVDEKKVATQVGEIARADAKFVREKTGYAIGGVCPIGHATPPVTLIDADLLTLDSLWAAAGHPHAVFNLSPQELVALTGAPVVDVALRESA, from the coding sequence ATGACGGAAAGCACCTCTCTTCAACCTGACGAAACCAGTCACCTCGATGCGTTGCCCGACTCCGCGCGACGCGTCGCGGCACTGCTGCGCGAGCGCGGTCACGCGAAGCCCGTCGTTATGCTGCCTGAAACCGGCAAGACGTCGGCCGAAGCCGCTGCCGGGCTCGGCTGCTCGGTCGCGCAGATCGCGAAGTCGATCCTGTTTCGCCGCCGCGACGACGATGCGCCGGTGCTGGTCATCGCAAGCGGCGTGAACCGCGTCGACGAAAAAAAGGTCGCCACGCAGGTGGGCGAAATCGCTCGCGCGGATGCAAAGTTCGTCCGTGAAAAGACGGGCTACGCGATCGGCGGCGTGTGCCCAATCGGACACGCAACCCCGCCCGTCACGCTGATCGACGCCGACCTGCTCACGCTCGACAGCCTGTGGGCTGCCGCCGGCCATCCACACGCGGTATTCAATCTGTCGCCGCAGGAACTCGTCGCACTGACCGGCGCGCCGGTCGTCGACGTGGCGCTGCGCGAGTCCGCATGA
- a CDS encoding hydroxymethylglutaryl-CoA lyase, with the protein MAMPQAVKIVEVGPRDGLQNEKEFVPTNVKIDLINRLSAAGFRNVESASFVSPKWVPQMADGAEVMAGIERRAGTIYSVLTPNLRGFEGALAAQADEIVIFGAASEAFSQKNINCSIAESIERFVPVAQAAKAAGLRIRGSVSCSLGCPYQGDVPVASVVDVVERFAALGCDEIDIADTIGVGTPRRTREVFDAVTKVFPRECLSGHFHDTYGQALANIYAALQEGIEIYHASVAGLGGCPYAKGATGNVATEDVLYLMNGLGIETGIDLAQVVAIGDFISTATGKPNVSRAGKALLAKARSEQTPCV; encoded by the coding sequence ATGGCCATGCCCCAGGCAGTGAAAATCGTCGAGGTCGGTCCGCGCGACGGACTTCAGAACGAAAAAGAATTTGTGCCGACCAACGTTAAGATCGACTTGATCAACCGGCTGTCGGCCGCGGGTTTTCGCAACGTCGAATCGGCCTCGTTCGTGTCGCCGAAGTGGGTGCCACAGATGGCCGACGGCGCCGAGGTCATGGCCGGCATCGAGCGTCGCGCGGGCACGATCTATTCGGTGCTGACGCCGAATCTGCGCGGCTTCGAAGGCGCGCTTGCTGCGCAGGCTGACGAAATCGTGATCTTCGGCGCCGCGAGCGAAGCGTTCTCGCAGAAGAACATCAACTGCAGCATCGCCGAAAGTATCGAGCGTTTCGTGCCCGTCGCGCAGGCGGCGAAAGCGGCCGGCCTGCGGATTCGCGGCAGCGTGTCCTGCTCGCTCGGGTGCCCGTATCAGGGCGACGTGCCGGTGGCGTCCGTGGTCGATGTGGTCGAGCGTTTCGCCGCGCTTGGCTGCGATGAGATCGACATCGCCGACACGATCGGCGTCGGCACGCCGAGGCGCACGCGCGAAGTCTTCGACGCCGTGACGAAGGTGTTTCCGCGCGAATGTCTGTCGGGCCACTTCCACGACACATACGGCCAGGCCCTCGCGAACATCTACGCCGCGCTGCAGGAAGGCATCGAGATTTACCACGCGTCCGTGGCGGGTCTGGGCGGTTGTCCGTATGCGAAAGGCGCGACCGGCAATGTCGCCACCGAAGACGTGCTGTATCTGATGAACGGCCTTGGCATCGAGACCGGCATCGATCTCGCACAGGTGGTCGCGATCGGCGATTTCATTTCGACTGCGACCGGCAAGCCTAACGTGTCGCGCGCGGGCAAGGCGTTGCTTGCCAAGGCACGCAGCGAACAGACACCGTGCGTTTGA